From one Cyanobacteria bacterium QS_8_64_29 genomic stretch:
- a CDS encoding DUF29 domain-containing protein yields the protein MRPTQDLAQLYQTDYLRWLDETIVRLCDGAYDALDCANLIEELADMGRSEKRALESNLRVVLQHLLKWHCQPEQRTGSWRATIREHRRRIRRQLTDSPSLRLHLQAQFEDEYAIARQLAADETELPLERFPASPPFAPEQAIDENFWPSAAAPNGT from the coding sequence ATGCGCCCAACCCAAGACCTCGCCCAGCTCTACCAAACGGACTACCTCCGCTGGCTGGACGAGACGATCGTCCGTTTGTGCGACGGGGCATACGATGCCCTCGATTGCGCCAATCTGATTGAAGAACTGGCCGATATGGGCCGTAGCGAAAAGCGGGCACTGGAGAGCAATTTGCGCGTGGTGTTGCAACACCTACTCAAGTGGCACTGCCAACCCGAGCAGCGTACGGGAAGCTGGCGGGCGACCATCCGAGAGCACCGCCGGCGGATTCGCCGTCAGCTCACTGATAGTCCCAGCCTCCGGCTTCACCTACAAGCCCAATTTGAGGACGAATACGCCATTGCGCGCCAGCTGGCTGCTGACGAAACCGAGCTACCGCTGGAACGATTCCCCGCCTCACCGCCGTTTGCACCGGAGCAGGCAATCGATGAGAACTTCTGGCCCAGTGCCGCCGCGCCCAATGGGACCTAG
- a CDS encoding Uma2 family endonuclease, producing MPAIEVPERFQLTPEQFDHLALANETVRLELTAQGELLVMPPTGGTSSQRNFELYLDLGNWNRRTRLGVAFDSNGVFALPNGARRSPDVSWVALSRWQALTAEEQAGFAPLAPDFVIELASPSDLAVQRYADLQAKMQEYIDNGTRLGWLLEPETQRVEIYRPGQQATILEAPQTLSGEDVLPGFELDLSAVW from the coding sequence ATGCCTGCTATTGAAGTTCCGGAGCGCTTCCAGCTCACCCCCGAGCAGTTCGATCACCTGGCGCTGGCCAATGAGACAGTGCGGCTGGAGCTAACGGCCCAAGGGGAACTGCTGGTCATGCCCCCAACGGGCGGAACGTCCAGCCAGCGCAACTTCGAGCTTTATCTGGATCTGGGGAATTGGAACCGCCGGACCCGGCTTGGCGTTGCCTTCGATTCCAATGGCGTGTTTGCCCTGCCTAATGGGGCACGGCGATCGCCTGACGTGTCCTGGGTGGCGCTAAGCCGCTGGCAGGCCCTAACGGCCGAGGAACAAGCAGGCTTTGCGCCCTTAGCGCCCGACTTTGTTATCGAACTCGCCAGCCCCAGTGACCTGGCGGTCCAGCGCTACGCGGACTTGCAGGCCAAAATGCAGGAATACATCGATAATGGAACGCGGTTGGGTTGGCTGCTCGAGCCCGAGACCCAGCGCGTGGAAATTTACCGACCGGGGCAGCAAGCTACCATCCTTGAAGCGCCCCAAACGCTCTCGGGCGAGGACGTGCTGCCAGGCTTTGAGCTGGATCTGAGCGCCGTCTGGTAG